One genomic segment of Fusobacterium nucleatum includes these proteins:
- the rplJ gene encoding 50S ribosomal protein L10 has product MATQVKKELVAELVEKIKKAQSVVFVDYQGIKVNEETSLRKQMRENGAEYLVAKNRLFKIALKESGVEDNFDEMLEGTTAFAFGYNDPVAPAKAVFDLAKTKAKAKLDIFKIKGGYLTGKKVSVKEVEELAKLPSREQLLSMLLNSMLGPIRKFAYATVAIADKKEGSAE; this is encoded by the coding sequence ATGGCAACTCAAGTTAAAAAAGAACTTGTAGCAGAATTAGTTGAAAAAATTAAAAAAGCTCAATCAGTTGTTTTTGTTGATTATCAAGGTATTAAAGTTAATGAAGAAACTTCATTAAGAAAACAAATGAGAGAAAATGGAGCTGAATATCTAGTTGCAAAAAATAGATTATTTAAAATAGCTCTTAAAGAATCTGGTGTTGAAGACAACTTTGATGAAATGTTAGAAGGAACAACAGCATTCGCTTTTGGATACAATGATCCAGTAGCACCTGCAAAAGCAGTATTTGATTTAGCTAAAACAAAGGCTAAAGCAAAATTAGATATATTTAAAATTAAAGGTGGTTACTTAACTGGAAAGAAAGTAAGTGTAAAAGAAGTTGAAGAATTAGCAAAATTACCTTCAAGAGAACAATTACTATCTATGTTACTAAACTCTATGTTAGGACCAATCAGAAAATTTGCTTATGCAACTGTAGCAATAGCAGACAAAAAAGAAGGATCTGCTGAATAA